A region of Vigna radiata var. radiata cultivar VC1973A chromosome 10, Vradiata_ver6, whole genome shotgun sequence DNA encodes the following proteins:
- the LOC106774600 gene encoding protein REVEILLE 2 — MAIRDQNGFNRSQDDPSVGSGVSLSSGVHSAPHIQLNEQFSCGSDYALKVRKPYTITKQRERWTDEEHKKFLEALKLHGRAWRRIEEHVGTKTAVQIRSHAQKFFSKVLRDPTGNVTNRAESIEIPPPRPKRKPMHPYPRKLVETPNKESSSIPEQLMKSASLKSSDFDQENQSPKSVLSGAGSDILSSSDSDTPNESLSPMSSISDIHTTSEEAGINADSSHDEKSLMKLKLPTKESEECSGQTLKLFGITVFVTDTCKPSSPTTEACKPIPVNICKRDGRLELIGHISPSETSGISLLKVREGPETCGGKGFVPYRRCMAGRENQSSSVTNDTREEQCIHLSL, encoded by the exons ATGGCGATTCGA GATCAGAATGGATTTAACAGATCACAGGATGATCCTTCAGTAGGAAGTGGTGTATCTTTGAGTTCTGGGGTGCATTCTGCTCCACATATTCAACTTAATGAGCAGTTTTCTTGTGGGAGTGACTACGCTCTGAAG GTAAGGAAACCATATACTATCACAAAACAGAGAGAGAGGTGGACAGATGAAGAACATAAGAAGTTCCTTGAAGCTTTAAAGCTTCATGGTCGGGCTTGGCGGCGTATTGAAG AACATGTTGGCACAAAGACTGCTGTTCAGATTCGAAGTCATGCTCAGAAGTTTTTTTCTAAG GTTCTTCGCGACCCTACTGGGAATGTTACAAATAGAGCGGAGTCAATTGAAATTCCTCCTCCAAGACCAAAACGAAAGCCAATGCATCCTTACCCTCGTAAACTAGTTGAGACTCCTAATAAAGAATCTTCTTCAATCCCAGAACAACTTATGAAGTCTGCTTCTCTGAAATCATCAGATTTTGATCAAGAAAACCAATCTCCGAAATCAGTATTATCAGGAGCTGGTTCAGACATCCTTAGCTCCTCAGATTCAGACACACCAAATGAAAGTTTGTCCCCCATGTCATCCATCAGCGACATCCATACAACATCCGAAGAAGCTGGAATAAACGCTGATTCTTCTCATGATGAGAAATCTCTCATG AAATTAAAGCTTCCTACAAAGGAAAGTGAAGAATGTTCCGGCCAGACTTTGAAACTCTTTGGGATTACAGTTTTTGTAACAGATACATGCAAACCCTCTTCTCCAACAACTGAAGCATGCAAACCAATACCTGTAAACATATGCAAGAGGGATGGAAGATTGGAACTTATTGGGCACATTTCACCCAGTGAAACATCAGGCATATCCCTACTAAAGGTGAGAGAGGGTCCTGAAACATGTGGTGGGAAAGGATTTGTGCCATATAGAAGGTGCATGGCAGGGAGAGAAAACCAGTCTTCATCTGTGACAAATGATACTAGAGAAGAGCAATGCATCCACCTTTCCTTGTAG
- the LOC106775046 gene encoding expansin-A13 → MICITLLSLVAAATATTTKRKSMSKLTVLLFLLFSSFNSSTVTSLYSPSPPAAPFSQSTPDPDSSPPAEWLFAHATHYAATDALGGACGYGDLPNGMATAALSEALFNRGQICGACFELRCHEEDADFDRRWCISGASVAVTATNFCAPNYGSDAESLSGHCNPPKQHFVLPTEVFEKIAIWKTGTGNMPVQYRRIECRREGGMRFTISGSGIFISVLISNVGGMGNIVGVKVKGSKTGWLSMGRNWGQNWHVNALLQNQPLSFEVTGSDGITVTSYNVAPKDWTFGQSFQGKQFPLQR, encoded by the exons ATGATTTGCATCACTTTGCTATCGCTAGTGGCAGCAGCAACCGCAACAACAACGAAACGCAAATCAATGTCAAAACTAACCGTTCTCTTGTTTCTTCTATTCTCATCCTTCAATTCTTCAACAGTCACCAGTTTATACTCTCCTTCACCTCCCGCCGCGCCATTTTCCCAATCTACCCCTGACCCCGACTCCTCTCCGCCGGCCGAGTGGCTCTTCGCCCACGCCACGCACTACGCCGCCACCGATGCTCTTGGCGGCGCGTGCGGCTACGGTGACCTTCCCAACGGCATGGCCACCGCTGCACTCAGCGAAGCCCTCTTCAACCGCGGCCAGATCTGCGGCGCCTGCTTCGAGCTCCGCTGCCACGAGGAGGACGCCGACTTCGACCGCCGCTGGTGCATCTCCGGCGCGTCGGTTGCCGTCACCGCCACCAATTTCTGCGCACCGAACTACGGATCCGACGCCGAGAGCCTCAGCGGACACTGTAACCCTCCGAAGCAGCATTTCGTTCTCCCCACCGAAGTTTTCGAGAAAATCGCAATCTGGAAAACTGGCACCGGCAACATGCCAGTGCAGTATCGCAG GATAGAGTGCAGAAGAGAAGGGGGAATGCGGTTCACAATAAGTGGTTCTGGAATCTTCATTTCGGTACTGATTAGTAACGTGGGTGGGATGGGAAACATTGTGGGTGTGAAGGTTAAGGGTTCAAAAACTGGTTGGCTTTCAATGGGTAGAAACTGGGGTCAGAACTGGCATGTTAATGCTTTACTGCAGAATCAACCTCTCTCTTTTGAGGTCACTGGTAGTGATGGAATCACTGTTACATCTTACAATGTTGCTCCCAAGGATTGGACTTTTGGACAATCTTTTCAAGGAAAACAATTTCCCCTTCAAAGGTAA